In Zingiber officinale cultivar Zhangliang chromosome 11B, Zo_v1.1, whole genome shotgun sequence, a single window of DNA contains:
- the LOC122034684 gene encoding glucan endo-1,3-beta-glucosidase 11-like, producing MSAIPTLLLLLLLVTAFPFSSAAPHTNISSPPYGIGINYGQVADNLPSPSDVLPLLGSLGVNRVKIYDANPAVLRAFAGTGVELIVGLPDRCLPRLAAPSAALSWVKSTLQPYLPATRIAAVTVGNEVLSGNDSSLIRSLLPAMQSLHSALAALGLDHQIAVTTAHSLAVLAVSYPPSAAAFRRELLPFVSPLLAFFARTGSPFLINAYPYFAYKADPKRIDLNYALFEPNAGVVDPGSGLRYQNMLHAQVDAVRAAIAAAGVSKGVEVVVSETGWPSAGDSNEAGATTENARRYNGNLMRMVAAGKGTPSCPAAPLQVYVFALFNENLKPGPSTERHYGLFKPDGTPAYDLSSPANSSASSADGTAKSAPAPALDASTSFYTISAATGMRQLINMQMLASLVLAKVILLIF from the exons ATGTCGGCGATTCCGACgctactcctcctcctcctcctcgttaCGGCCTTTCCCTTCTCCTCGGCGGCGCCGCACACCAATATCTCATCGCCTCCCTACGGCATCGGCATAAATTACGGCCAAGTCGCCGATAATCTACCGTCGCCGTCTGACGTCCTCCCACTCCTCGGTTCTCTCGGCGTGAACCGCGTCAAGATCTACGATGCCAACCCTGCCGTCCTCCGCGCCTTCGCCGGCACCGGCGTCGAGCTCATCGTCGGTCTCCCGGACCGTTGCCTCCCCCGCCTCGCCGCCCCCTCCGCCGCCCTCTCCTGGGTAAAGTCCACCCTCCAACCCTACCTCCCCGCTACTAGAATCGCCGCCGTCACCGTCGGCAACGAGGTGCTCTCCGGCAACGATTCCTCCCTCATCCGTTCCCTCCTCCCCGCGATGCAATCCCTCCACTCCGCCCTAGCCGCGCTCGGCCTGGACCACCAGATCGCCGTCACCACCGCCCACTCCCTCGCCGTCCTAGCCGTCTCCTACCCTCCCTCCGCCGCCGCGTTCCGCCGCGAGCTCCTCCCATTCGTGTCGCCCCTCCTGGCCTTCTTCGCCCGGACCGGGTCGCCCTTCCTCATCAATGCCTATCCCTACTTCGCCTACAAGGCCGATCCCAAAAGGATCGACCTAAACTACGCCCTATTCGAGCCCAACGCCGGCGTGGTGGACCCCGGCTCTGGGCTCCGGTACCAGAACATGCTCCACGCGCAGGTGGACGCGGTGCGTGCGGCGATTGCGGCGGCCGGGGTGAGCAAGGGAGTCGAGGTGGTGGTGTCCGAGACCGGGTGGCCGAGCGCCGGGGACTCGAACGAGGCCGGGGCGACGACAGAGAACGCGAGGCGGTACAACGGGAACCTGATGCGGATGGTGGCGGCGGGGAAGGGCACCCCGTCGTGCCCCGCGGCGCCGCTCCAGGTCTATGTCTTCGCTCTCTTCAACGAGAACCTCAAGCCCGGCCCTTCCACCGAGAGGCACTACGGCCTCTTCAAGCCCGACGGCACGCCTGCCTACGATCTCTCTTCTCCGGCGAACTCATCCGCCTCCTCCGCCGATGGAACGGCGAAATCGGCTCCGGCGCCGGCCCTAGATGCCTCCACTAGCTTCTACACCATCTCTGCAGCAACG GGGATGAGGCAACTAATTAATATGCAAATGTTGGCTTCGTTGGTGCTCGCCAAAGTTATTTTgctaattttctaa